GCGGTCTTCATGGCGGCCTCGAAGCTGTCGCCGCCGTGCTGCTCGGAGTACTCCCTCTCGTAGAAGCGGGCGTGCCCCTCGCTCAGCCACAGGTCGGACCAGCTGTCGAGGGCCACGCTGTCGCCGAACCACTGGTGGGTCAGTTCGTGCACCATGTTCCGCTCGGCGTCGACCTTCGTGCCGAGCAGGTCCGCCTTCGGGACGAGCGACAGCGTCTGCGTCTCCAGCGCCACCCCCAGGTCGGTGTCGCCGACCAGCAGGCCGTAGCGGTTGAAGGGGTACGGGCCGAGCTTGTCCTGCAGCCACTTCAGGTGGTCCGGGGTGAGCTTGCGGTACGCGGCCGTCGGCTCGACCAGCGCGTCCGGGACGACGTCGCGCAGCGGGATGCCGCCGGGGCCCTCGCCGTCGACCAGCTGGAACTTGCCGACGGCCAGCTGCACCAGCTGCGTGGAGAGCGGCTGTTCCGAGTCGTACGTCCAGCGCACCCGGCCGTCGGGGCGCTCCGCGCGCGAGACCAGCTTCCCGTTGGCGACGGCCGTGCGGTCGGCCGGCGTCGTGATCCGGAAGGTGATCGGCGCCCGCTGACTGGGGTGGTCGTTGGCCGGGAAGATCAGCCGCGCGCCGTTCGGCTGCGGATAGACCACCGTGCCGTCGGGCGTGGGTATCCAGCCGTAGTCCTCGATCGCGTCGTCGCGGTGCCGGGTCTGGGTCGGGTCGGCGGTGTAGGTGACCTTGACGGTGAAGGAACGTCCCTTGGCGATCGGCGCCTTGGGGGTGACCGTCAGCTCGTCGCCCTCGCGCGACGCAGCCGCCGCGGAGCCGTCGACGGTGACCTTGTGCAGGGTGTTGCCGCCGAAGTCCAGGTTGAAACGCGAGAGCGCCTGGGTGGACCGGGCCTTGATCGTCGTCGTCGCCTCGAAGGGGGTCTTCGGTGCCTGCCAGTCGAAGTCCAGGTAGTAGCGCTCCACCTGGTATCCGCCGTTCCCGTCCAGCGGGAACATCGGGTCGCCGAGTCCCGGCGCACCCGGCGTCGGCTTCTCCGCGGGGGACTGGGCGGCCTGCGAGACCGGGGCGCTGAGGGCGACCGTCGCGGTGATCGCGGCGGCGAGGGCGAGCCGCGCCCTGCGGCGGGGCATCGTCCGGTTCGTGCTCATCGGGAACCTCTCGGTCGTACGGTGCACGGGCGGACGGACAGGGGGACACCCCGCCGTCGGTACTTAGACGCGCGGCGCGACGGCGGAGTTGTGGGGCGGGCCGGGGTGACCAAGGTCTCGCCCGCGAGGGCGCTTTCTGCTGGCAAGGTAGAGGGGTCCCGTGGGGTGGAATCGTCACCGGGGCCTCGTGGGGGAGCCATGCCGGACGAACGTCAGTGAGAAGGACATGACCGCGACCTCTGCCACCGCCATCCGCGCGAAGGCCCGCACCGGCGGCCCCGAGGACGACGGGCCGAACCTGTTGGAGCACTTCGCCGGCTGGGCCCTCGTCGTCGTCCTCGCGATGCTCGTCACGCAGACCGGTCTGTTGTGACGCCCGTCTCCTGATCGCGGCCGGTCTCCTCGAGGCCGGCCCGCCAGTGCCGCCCCGGCACGCCCACCAGGCCGTACAGCCACCGCACCGGCGAGCGCCCGTGCAGCAGCGTCAGGCCCGCCACGACCGCGAACAGCGGGAGCCCGAGCCACCCGCCGACCAGCCGCACCAGGACGCTCGCGAAGAGCGCGCCCACGAACGGCAGGCCGTACACCCCCGCCCCCGCGATGGCGACGGCGAGCAGCCGCGGCACCTTGCGGTCCTCGTCCGCGCCGGGCAGCGACCAGCCCTCCATGAGCCAGCCGATCTCCGTCATCAGCATGACGCCGATCACGGCGGCGCCGAAGAGCAGCAGCGCGAGGAACGTCCCGGATGTCACGAAGTCCAGGACGTGGTTGACGACGCTGTCCCGCCGCCAGTCCGCGAAGTCCCCGGTGCCGGACGAGAAGAGGCGCTCGTACCCCCTGCCGTCCCACCCGTGGATCAGCGTCCCGAACAGCAGGAAGTACCCTCCGACGCAGTTCAGGTACGCCCAGTAGCCGGCGCCCACGAGCATGAGGCCCTGCGCCACGAGGAACCCGAGGATCGCGGCCACGGGGATCCCGCCCGCGTAGAAGAGGACGAACCCCGCCCACACGCCGTCGTGGCCGTCCGCCACGTGCATGGTCGACCAGGACGGGTTCTGCCACAGCAGGAAGAGCCCCGTCGGCACCATGAGGACGGAGGCGAAGAGCGCCGTGAGCGCCAGGTACGGGTTGGCGGCTCGGCTGCGGGTGCGCGGGCCCTCGCCCGCGTTGATCCGCTCCCACACCTGGAGCTGCCGCCCGGCGGAGAGGGCGAACGTCGCGCCGATCGCGTACGCCCAGAACAGCGCCGCCTGGATCTGGATCACCCGATGCCCCCCGGGTGGCGCGCGCCCTTCACGCCGACGCCCGCAGACTGAGACCGCCCGCCACGATCGAGTCCGACGTGACCAGCGCCTGCTCGGCGCTCACGTCCGTCATGAAGACGAAGGGCGGCACCACGGGCGGCACCGGCAGCTTGTCGGGCGTGAAGGTCAGACAGAGGATGCCCTCCAGGCATCCCCGGAACTTGGTCAGGTACAGGGTGACCTCGCCGCTGAGGTCCAACGTGTCGGCGCCGAGGGCCAGTTCGTTGCTGCCGTCGCGGGTCTTCAGCCGGTAGTCGGTGAGCGAGGCGGCCTTCATCCGCAGCACCATCACCTTCAGCGGCCCGTCCGCGGTCGGGATCTCCCGGACCCCGGCCAGGAGGAAGCCCTGCGGCGCGAAGAGCGTCGTGGTGACGGTCGGCGGCACGCGCGGCGCCACGATCGCGTCCGCGGCGGCCGCGTCCGCCGGGACCGCCTCCGCCCGGCCGCCGTGCGAGACGAGCCCGGCGGCCAACGCCACGGGCAGCAGGACGGCCAGCGTCCGCGTGCCCTGCCCGTCGCGCACCCTGGGCCGCGCCGGATCCTCCTCGGCGTCCCGCGGCACCGGAGTCCAGGCGAACCCCATGGCGCTGCCCGCGATGCCGAGCAGCATGCCGACGAGGAACCCGCCGAGGTTGGTGGCCGCGAACGAGAGCACCGAGAGGATCATGGCGTTGACGCTCACGTAGTGGTGCGTGTGCGGCAGCAGCCAGAGGAAGAGGCCCGCCACGACCAGCGCGATCCCGATGCCGAGGGCCGCGATGCCGCCGAGCCCCAGGCTGACGAGCACGGTCAGCGGGGAGAGGGGGATGAGGAGCAGCTCGGCGCCGCCGAGGAGCAGCAGCAGCCCGGCCCAGAACGGCCGGGTGCGCCGCCATCTGCGGACGACGCGGCGCTGGTCGGGCCACGGCAGCCGCCGGTCGAGCCAGCCGCCGCCGTCCGTACGGAACGGTCGGACGCCGCTCCTGCCGCCGCCGGTCAGAAGCACTTCTTGCCACCCAGGCTGACATCGAGGCGCATGCCCTTGAGCCGGAAGTTGCCGCCGGTCGCCGACCAGGCGTGCGACTTCACCCCGGAGACCGTGATGTCCCCGGCCTGCAGTCCGAACTTGCCCCGCTCGCCCTTGACGCCCGGCACCTCGTCGAGCGTCGAGGCGTCCCGGCCGATCTGTGCGGTGCCGAAGCGGGCGTCGCCCACCAGGTCCTCGCCGTCGATGATGAGGTTGCTCGCGGTGACGTTGCCCGCGTCGCCGCCCGCGGTCAGCTTGAAGACGACTGTGCCCACCGGGGTCTTGACCTCGGCGGCCTGGCAGATGTCGGAGAGGGTCGCGTCACCGATCCCGAGGAGCGCCACCGGGTGCCCCTTGCCGTCGATGTCCCGGTCCGTCTGTACGTAGGAGGAGAGGCCCTGGCTGGTCAGTTTTCCGGAGGACACCTGGAAGCTGGTCCCGGAGACCGCGAAGGACGCGGCGAGCGCGCCCTCGGCCATCACGGAGGCCATCACACCGACGGCCAGGACGGCCGGCAGGGCCATCGCGGCCGTCTTCTTCCAGGACGTTCTGCCTTCGCGTAACGCGGTGCGTGCTGCGCTCACTGTCTTCCTCCCGTACGTCGTTCCGCGTCGCCAAGCGTGCGTAAGGGGAGTGCGTGAAGAGCCGTCGGAGGGCGGCCGGAGGGTGGCACCGTTCTGCCATACTGCGGACGATTCCGAGGCAGTTGGAGACTAGGGCTCAAATTGAATAATAGTCAACAGCGCGGCACCGACCGCTCGGCGGCGCGCCGTGCCGAACTCATCGCCATCGGACGGAAGTTGTTCGCCGACACGTCCTACGACGCGCTGTCGATGGACGACATCGCCAAGCACGCGGGCGTCGCCAAGGGGCTGATCTACTACTACTTCAAGTCCAAGCGCGGCTATTACCTGGCGATCATCGAGGACTCCGTCGCCGACCTGGTGGCCCGTGCGGGCCGGCACGACGACCTGCCGCCCGTGGAGCGGGTGCAGCGCACCGTCGACGGCTACCTCCGCTACGCCGAGCACCACCAGGCCGCGTACCGCACCATCATCAGCGGCGGTGTCGGCTTCGACGCCGAGGTGCACGCGATACGGGACGGTGTGCGCGAGGCGCTGATCGGTGCGATCGCCGAGGGGGCGTACGGCCGCAAGGACATCCCGCAGCTGGCGCGCACGGCGCTGATCGGCTGGCTGTGCAGCGTGGAGGGCATCACGCTGGACTGGATCGACCGCCCCGGCCTGACGCGGGAGACGGTCGGCTGCCTCCTGGTGCGGACGCTCGGGGACACGCTGCGGGTGATCGAGGACTTCGAGCCGTCGTACCCGGCGCCCGCCAGGCCCTGAACGGGCTCATGCGGCGGGGCTTGCGTGGCGGGGCGTGCGTGGCAGGGCGTACGCGAAGGGGCGGGAGCCGCATCGGCTCCCGCCCCGACCCGCGCGTGCGGAACGTCAGTTGATGGCCTTGATCAGCTCACCGTTGGACGTGTCACCGCTGAGCTCCCAGAAGAACGTGCCGCCGAGGCCCTGCTGGTTCTTGTAGTTCATCTTCCCCGCGATGGTGGCCGGGGTGTCGTAGCTCCACCAGTTGTTGCCGCAGTGCGCGTACGCGGTCCCGCCGACCGTGCCGTTGGCCGGGCACTTGGTCTTGAGCACCTTGTAGTCGTCGATGCCCTGCTCGTACTTGCCCGCCGCCGGGCCCGTCGCGGTGCCGCCGGGCGCCTTCTGCGTGACGCCCGTCCAGCCGCGGCCGTAGAAGCCGATGCCGAGCAGCAGCTTGTTCGAGGGGATGCCGAGGCCCTTGAGCTTCTTGATGGTGGCGTCGGAGTTGTAGCCGTCCTTCGGTATGCCGGTGTAGGACGTGAGCGGTGAGTGCGGGGCGGTCGGCCCCTTCGCGTCCCAGGCGCCGAAGTAGTCGTACGTCATCGGGTTGTACCAGTCGACGTACTGGGCGGCGCCCGCGTAGTCGGTGGCGTCGAGCTTGCCGCCGGCCGAGGCGTCGGCCGGGATCGCCGAGGTCACCAGGTTGCCGCTGCCGAACTTCGAACGGACCGCGGACATCAGCTTCTTGTACGCGTCACGGCCGCTGGTGTCGCAGGTCAGACCGCAGGCGTTCGGGTACTCCCAGTCGATGTCGATGCCGTCGAAGACATCGGCCCACTTGGAGTTCTCGACCAGGTCGTAGCAGGACTGGGCGAAGGCCGCGGGGTTCTTCGCCGCCTCGGTGAACCCGCCCGACCAGGTCCAGCCGCCGAAGGACCACAGCACCTTGAGGTTCGGGTGCTTCTTCTTCAGCTTGCGGAGCTGGTTGAAGTTACCGCGCAGGGGCTGGTCCCAGGTGTCCGCCACGCCGTCCACGGACTGGTCGGCGGTGTAGGCCTTGTCCGTGGCCGCGTAGGCGTCGCCCATCGCGCACTTGCCGCCCTGGACGTTGCCGAAGGAGTAGTTGATGTGCGTCAGCTTGTTGGCCGAACCCGACGTCTCGATGTTCTTGACGTGGTAGTTCCGGTCGTAGACGCCCCACTCGGTGAAGTATCCGACGACCTTGGAGCCGGCGGCGGCCTTCGTCGCGGTGCCCTTGTCCTGTTCGGCGGACGCGGAGCCCGCGCCCGCCAGCAGGCCGGCGCCGAGGACGGCGCAACAGGTGGTGGCGACGAGCGCCCTGAAGGAGGCGCGGGAGGTGTGCGGTCTGAGCATCGTGACTCCTCGTGGGGGGAAACCGGGAGGGGGAAAGTGCTGCTGTGGACCTGCGAAGTGCGACTTGGCATGAACGCGTTAAGACGTTCGGGGGAACAGTAGGAGGACTAGACCAGTGCGGTCAATGGTTCGTACCAATCAGCCGTACCCGTCGGCCCGCCCCGGCCGCGGCCGTCGGCGGTCACCGGCGATCTTCAGCTATCTTTCGAGTAAGCGGTCGTTAACTAGTGACGGGTCGCCGCCGATCGGGCATACTCAACGCGCCGGAGCCGCTGGTCAGCTGCTTTCGTGACCCGGAAGACCACCACGGCTCGGCACGTTTCCCGGCGGCGCCGCCCCTACCCAGCGCGGGCGTCCGCCGCAGCCCCACAGGGAGGAGAGCGTCATGCCCGACCACATCACGCAGTCGGTGGAGCGTCAGCTGCCCACGGATGAGGCCAGGGATCTGCTCTCGCTGGTCCGGGACATCGCCCAGCGCGAGATCGTCCCGAAGGCGGCGGAGGAAGAGGACGCCGGGCGCTTCCCCCGCGAGCTCTTCACGCTGCTCTCCGAGTCGGGCCTGCTCGGACTGCCCTACGACTCCGAGTTCGGCGGCGGCGACCAGCCGTACGAGGTCTATCTCCAGGTCCTGGAGGAGCTCGCCGCCGCACGTCTCACCGTCGGTCTCGGCGTCAGCGTCCACTCCCTCTCCTGTCACGCCCTCGCCGGGTACGGCACCAAGGAGCAGCGGAAGGACCACCTGCCCGCCATGCTCGGCGGCGGTCTCCTCGGCGCGT
The window above is part of the Streptomyces venezuelae genome. Proteins encoded here:
- a CDS encoding M1 family metallopeptidase, whose product is MSTNRTMPRRRARLALAAAITATVALSAPVSQAAQSPAEKPTPGAPGLGDPMFPLDGNGGYQVERYYLDFDWQAPKTPFEATTTIKARSTQALSRFNLDFGGNTLHKVTVDGSAAAASREGDELTVTPKAPIAKGRSFTVKVTYTADPTQTRHRDDAIEDYGWIPTPDGTVVYPQPNGARLIFPANDHPSQRAPITFRITTPADRTAVANGKLVSRAERPDGRVRWTYDSEQPLSTQLVQLAVGKFQLVDGEGPGGIPLRDVVPDALVEPTAAYRKLTPDHLKWLQDKLGPYPFNRYGLLVGDTDLGVALETQTLSLVPKADLLGTKVDAERNMVHELTHQWFGDSVALDSWSDLWLSEGHARFYEREYSEQHGGDSFEAAMKTAYQAHDQWRRDYGAPAEPTEPNLFKRMRYDGSALVLYALREKVGDTTFQKIERAWVSGFKGRTASTRQFVDLASKVAGEDLEGFLHPWLYGSRTPPMPGHPDWVVDPAA
- a CDS encoding SCO1431 family membrane protein, whose protein sequence is MTATSATAIRAKARTGGPEDDGPNLLEHFAGWALVVVLAMLVTQTGLL
- a CDS encoding DUF6114 domain-containing protein → MLLTGGGRSGVRPFRTDGGGWLDRRLPWPDQRRVVRRWRRTRPFWAGLLLLLGGAELLLIPLSPLTVLVSLGLGGIAALGIGIALVVAGLFLWLLPHTHHYVSVNAMILSVLSFAATNLGGFLVGMLLGIAGSAMGFAWTPVPRDAEEDPARPRVRDGQGTRTLAVLLPVALAAGLVSHGGRAEAVPADAAAADAIVAPRVPPTVTTTLFAPQGFLLAGVREIPTADGPLKVMVLRMKAASLTDYRLKTRDGSNELALGADTLDLSGEVTLYLTKFRGCLEGILCLTFTPDKLPVPPVVPPFVFMTDVSAEQALVTSDSIVAGGLSLRASA
- a CDS encoding DUF6230 family protein; translated protein: MALPAVLAVGVMASVMAEGALAASFAVSGTSFQVSSGKLTSQGLSSYVQTDRDIDGKGHPVALLGIGDATLSDICQAAEVKTPVGTVVFKLTAGGDAGNVTASNLIIDGEDLVGDARFGTAQIGRDASTLDEVPGVKGERGKFGLQAGDITVSGVKSHAWSATGGNFRLKGMRLDVSLGGKKCF
- a CDS encoding TetR/AcrR family transcriptional regulator — its product is MNNSQQRGTDRSAARRAELIAIGRKLFADTSYDALSMDDIAKHAGVAKGLIYYYFKSKRGYYLAIIEDSVADLVARAGRHDDLPPVERVQRTVDGYLRYAEHHQAAYRTIISGGVGFDAEVHAIRDGVREALIGAIAEGAYGRKDIPQLARTALIGWLCSVEGITLDWIDRPGLTRETVGCLLVRTLGDTLRVIEDFEPSYPAPARP
- a CDS encoding glycoside hydrolase family 18 protein yields the protein MLRPHTSRASFRALVATTCCAVLGAGLLAGAGSASAEQDKGTATKAAAGSKVVGYFTEWGVYDRNYHVKNIETSGSANKLTHINYSFGNVQGGKCAMGDAYAATDKAYTADQSVDGVADTWDQPLRGNFNQLRKLKKKHPNLKVLWSFGGWTWSGGFTEAAKNPAAFAQSCYDLVENSKWADVFDGIDIDWEYPNACGLTCDTSGRDAYKKLMSAVRSKFGSGNLVTSAIPADASAGGKLDATDYAGAAQYVDWYNPMTYDYFGAWDAKGPTAPHSPLTSYTGIPKDGYNSDATIKKLKGLGIPSNKLLLGIGFYGRGWTGVTQKAPGGTATGPAAGKYEQGIDDYKVLKTKCPANGTVGGTAYAHCGNNWWSYDTPATIAGKMNYKNQQGLGGTFFWELSGDTSNGELIKAIN